One Clavelina lepadiformis chromosome 1, kaClaLepa1.1, whole genome shotgun sequence genomic region harbors:
- the LOC143460513 gene encoding retinoschisin-like: MPLILSIIRYCRLLSFIVPLTMITVDAQNNQVCLNLPQQAVPSSESLEMRGRDGKRGPQGASGPQGTTGLPGPPGTCQCDLSEVENLKLKIRTLERNFRNMNFQWTTFYNNIDRVAVCPLGLTNGKIPNSDISSSTNWPDHEPYRGRLDAGGNNAWVPRRDVRNHPGQWIQVDLKMPTYLTAVVTQGRPNYDEWLTSFKISYGNSTNALRIVKDRNGNDLIFRGNSDRNTHVINDFPIGIFARYIRLITHTYHQQTSLRLEYLTC, from the exons ATGCCGCTTATTTTGTCTATTATCCGCTATTGCCGGCTATTATCGTTCATAGTCCCCTTAACGATGATAACCGTGGATGCCCAAAATAATCAAGTTTGTTTGAATCTTCCACAACAAGCTGTTCCCTCTTCAGAATCCCTTGAAATGCGGGGTAGAGATGGAAAACGAGGTCCGCAAGGTGCTTCTGGACCTCAAGGAACAACAGGACTGCCCGGTCCTCCTGGAACTTGCCAATGTGATTTGAGCGAAGTTGaaaatcttaaattaaaaattcgaACTTTGGAAA GAAATTTTAGAAACATGAATTTTCAGTGGACAACGTTTTATAACAACATCGACAGAG TGGCCGTTTGTCCACTTGGACTTACGAATGGAAAAATACCAAACAGTGATATTAGTTCGTCAACAAACTGGCCTGATCATGAACCTTATCGTGGAAGACTAGACGCTGGAGGAAATAACGCATGGGTACCACGTCGTGACGTCAGAA ATCATCCGGGCCAATGGATTCAAGTCGACTTGAAAATGCCAACATACTTAACCGCCGTTGTTACTCAAGGAAGACCAAATTATGACGAATGGCTAACCAGCTTCAAGATATCATATGGGAACTCAACCAATGCTTTGAGAATCGTCAAAGACAGGAATGGAAATGACCTT ATATTTCGGGGCAATAGCGACAGGAACACTCACGTCATAAACGATTTTCCCATCGGAATATTTGCAAGATATATCCGACTCATCACCCATACATACCATCAGCAAACGTCTTTGCGTTTAGAATACTTGACCTGTTGA